A genomic region of Oceaniferula marina contains the following coding sequences:
- a CDS encoding PEP-CTERM sorting domain-containing protein (PEP-CTERM proteins occur, often in large numbers, in the proteomes of bacteria that also encode an exosortase, a predicted intramembrane cysteine proteinase. The presence of a PEP-CTERM domain at a protein's C-terminus predicts cleavage within the sorting domain, followed by covalent anchoring to some some component of the (usually Gram-negative) cell surface. Many PEP-CTERM proteins exhibit an unusual sequence composition that includes large numbers of potential glycosylation sites. Expression of one such protein has been shown restore the ability of a bacterium to form floc, a type of biofilm.): MTSKSILSVLGTSIALACSASAATLSTATYTDNTDVGNATQYFLESSSATWTINPNITVTGGRYFIGSTADPDTTPAIFTVTGGGTLDITRSGTYNLRLGQNNDSESGQVIIKGGSTLHISGTTAGEFMHQSGGFIELDGVGSTFSYVNATTGTRSFTMDADSLGGSYSGQAPGTAIPFQLSSASEAAGLKLEYTSVGGVNYVTAVPEPSCTALLGLGGLALILRRSR; encoded by the coding sequence ATGACAAGTAAATCCATCCTCAGCGTCCTCGGCACTTCCATCGCACTTGCGTGCTCGGCATCCGCAGCCACACTCTCTACGGCTACTTACACTGATAACACAGACGTCGGAAACGCCACCCAGTATTTCCTTGAAAGCTCCAGTGCAACTTGGACAATTAATCCCAACATCACCGTTACTGGCGGCCGCTACTTCATTGGATCAACGGCAGATCCCGACACAACCCCAGCCATTTTCACGGTCACCGGCGGCGGCACACTCGACATCACCCGCAGCGGAACCTACAACCTGCGTCTCGGGCAAAACAATGATTCTGAATCAGGTCAAGTTATCATCAAAGGAGGTTCGACACTGCACATCTCTGGGACTACCGCAGGCGAGTTTATGCACCAATCTGGAGGTTTCATCGAACTCGACGGAGTCGGTAGCACATTCTCCTACGTCAACGCAACGACAGGAACCCGCTCATTCACAATGGATGCAGACAGCCTCGGAGGCTCCTACTCGGGTCAAGCCCCCGGCACAGCGATCCCCTTCCAGCTCAGCAGCGCCTCTGAGGCTGCAGGGCTAAAGCTCGAATACACCTCCGTTGGTGGCGTAAACTACGTCACCGCCGTTCCAGAACCATCCTGCACCGCCCTGCTGGGTCTTGGAGGTCTCGCACTGATCTTGCGTCGTAGCCGCTAA
- a CDS encoding helix-turn-helix transcriptional regulator has product MPADDWLDLNSTQYRTIIDLRNHFEGDLTALGHYHYDRAMPPIPEQSSSKRLVFGFLISGLQRYRMDGQDLILRGGQGIRFMPGSVYSSAGLPEQRGEFYWLVVEAPKRRQIKLPGFKPEAANRWWSRATDTDLPGRFPISEELRRRLIRLFNADLQDQGAMMETQLSMDCGLLLLSLYQVLAESLDQHTSAEVMKTLQYMEHHLSDMDLDAHVLASVAGLSPSRYHTRFKNETGLPPAEYLRHRRVIEAQRLLAQANAPQVTDLAMALGFSSSQYFATVFKRYTRLSPSQWRTKYTSTT; this is encoded by the coding sequence ATGCCTGCTGATGATTGGCTAGATCTTAATTCAACACAATACCGTACGATTATTGATTTGCGGAACCACTTTGAAGGTGATTTGACGGCGCTTGGTCATTATCACTATGATCGTGCGATGCCTCCCATTCCGGAGCAGAGCAGCAGCAAGCGTTTGGTTTTTGGTTTTTTAATTTCCGGCTTGCAGCGTTACCGCATGGATGGGCAGGATTTGATATTGAGAGGGGGGCAAGGGATCCGGTTTATGCCAGGCTCGGTGTATAGCAGCGCAGGTCTTCCCGAGCAGCGAGGGGAGTTTTACTGGTTGGTGGTGGAGGCTCCGAAGCGAAGGCAAATCAAGTTGCCGGGATTTAAACCTGAGGCTGCAAATCGATGGTGGAGCCGTGCGACCGATACCGATTTGCCTGGCAGGTTTCCGATCTCGGAAGAACTACGTCGTCGTTTGATTCGGTTGTTTAATGCTGATCTTCAGGATCAGGGGGCGATGATGGAGACCCAGCTTTCTATGGATTGTGGCTTGTTGTTGCTGAGTTTGTATCAGGTTTTGGCTGAGAGTCTGGATCAGCACACTTCTGCTGAAGTGATGAAAACCCTTCAATACATGGAACATCATCTATCTGATATGGATCTGGATGCCCATGTTTTGGCATCCGTTGCCGGATTATCACCCAGTCGGTATCACACCCGTTTCAAAAATGAAACGGGGCTACCTCCTGCAGAATATTTGAGGCACCGCAGAGTGATTGAGGCTCAGCGACTGTTGGCGCAAGCGAACGCTCCTCAGGTTACGGACCTGGCAATGGCATTAGGGTTCAGCTCCTCACAATATTTTGCCACAGTATTTAAGCGATATACGCGCTTAAGTCCCAGTCAATGGCGAACAAAGTATACATCGACAACGTGA
- a CDS encoding sulfatase-like hydrolase/transferase, which translates to MKFLVILCSGLLALPIMARPATDKPNIIVFFLDDAGYGHFSHTGNPTIDTPNLSKMVREGMNFPQFYSGSPACSASRYALLTGRNPKRSGLGSWVIGPTAAKHIHTKEVTLAEGLKNRGYATGFFGKWHLGTPNANNSFTADALPLAHGFDTWEGTNVSNDYNTGVDLIKSNPDGTVPVAGYETVAEDILNKIDIHENLTKRYRDRAVQFIQDNKDQPFLLYVAPNMPHLPVHSSDDFKGTSLGGRLGDCIEEIDAMLGTVRSTLESEGISKNTLIIFTSDNGQWIVYENTANHGKYGEARLFVGSAKPFRDGKGSTWEGGVRVPGVFYWPGTIPPGTVSRSPACNMDILPTAFALAGEPIPDDRTLDGRDLRPLISPNNYPGTVPDFEYIYTGVGNNVIHAARKGPWKLHIKLYSQTGNSYGFSASKTNPILFNVLTDPHENIDQSSSLPAEVSTLQTLLDQFETSLNTEGTFWDTP; encoded by the coding sequence ATGAAATTTCTTGTCATTCTTTGCTCCGGTTTACTGGCTCTACCGATCATGGCTCGGCCTGCAACGGACAAGCCGAACATCATTGTTTTTTTTCTCGATGACGCCGGCTATGGTCACTTTTCACACACTGGCAACCCCACGATCGACACCCCGAACCTATCAAAAATGGTCCGCGAGGGCATGAACTTCCCTCAGTTTTACTCTGGCTCACCCGCCTGCTCTGCTTCGCGCTACGCGCTCCTCACGGGTCGCAACCCGAAGCGATCCGGCCTCGGGTCGTGGGTGATCGGGCCTACCGCAGCCAAACACATTCACACCAAGGAAGTTACCCTAGCGGAAGGTCTCAAAAACCGTGGCTACGCCACCGGGTTCTTCGGCAAATGGCACCTCGGAACTCCGAACGCCAACAACAGCTTCACCGCTGACGCCTTGCCGCTCGCCCATGGATTCGACACCTGGGAAGGCACCAACGTCTCCAATGACTACAACACTGGTGTCGATCTAATCAAATCCAATCCCGACGGCACAGTTCCCGTCGCGGGATACGAAACCGTAGCCGAAGACATTCTCAACAAAATCGACATCCACGAAAACCTCACCAAACGTTACCGGGACCGAGCTGTCCAATTTATTCAAGACAACAAAGACCAACCCTTCCTGCTCTACGTTGCCCCCAACATGCCCCATCTCCCGGTTCACTCTTCGGACGACTTTAAAGGCACTTCACTCGGAGGCCGCTTAGGTGACTGTATCGAGGAAATCGACGCCATGCTGGGAACCGTCCGTAGCACCCTCGAATCCGAAGGCATCAGCAAAAACACCCTCATTATTTTTACATCGGACAACGGGCAGTGGATTGTTTATGAAAACACGGCCAACCACGGAAAATACGGAGAGGCTCGGCTATTCGTCGGCTCAGCCAAACCATTCCGCGACGGCAAAGGTTCCACCTGGGAAGGAGGCGTGCGCGTCCCTGGCGTTTTTTACTGGCCTGGCACCATCCCGCCCGGAACCGTCTCACGCAGTCCCGCCTGCAACATGGACATTCTGCCCACCGCCTTCGCTCTCGCCGGAGAACCCATCCCTGACGACCGCACTCTCGACGGGCGTGACCTACGCCCTCTGATCAGCCCCAACAACTATCCTGGGACCGTTCCCGATTTTGAATACATCTACACCGGAGTTGGCAACAACGTCATCCACGCAGCCCGCAAAGGCCCATGGAAACTTCATATCAAGCTCTATTCCCAAACGGGAAACAGCTATGGCTTCAGCGCCAGTAAAACCAATCCAATCCTGTTCAATGTCCTCACCGACCCTCATGAAAACATCGACCAGAGTAGCTCTCTCCCTGCGGAAGTCAGCACCTTGCAAACCTTACTGGATCAATTTGAAACTTCCCTGAATACCGAAGGGACTTTCTGGGACACCCCTTAA
- a CDS encoding sulfatase-like hydrolase/transferase has product MQNSLSAIRQTPHLNKRNPGMRYSLFSTYPPRSITAHFFLGLLTSAGIAATATADTQMTLINPGFEASGNNTNPSGWTTTEPAGSSAYIYGSTSNVLAFWGDGAQVQQSFSTEEATADSFGTYSIIFDSGWRNNAGDHDDLTLTIEIINVTEGTVLGSTNYVFPPNTPSEESNVYRVIKTGNITTISYDSSGSHLKDDEIALRITASSPDGYSTTGWVDNISIIARQADAHWSLDGSTLAERLTASYGNTALNLQEIGGSASWDTRTGFGNVLANGSTNPYLSASRGHLPDPGEGDFTLSLWAKRTSDNGTAAGLLDAIAWTGTGYQLFFQSNGTLRLRVDDDLGNTVNADTTNSHVGLNTWQNIIVSIDRANSRARFYINGSEVAPLGGVDISSLTGAITPDQDLYIGTLNGTNPSQAQLDDIAIFNRRLAPEEIAAIGGADAPPLFDLYPGLLPLTSVKISPDAGSVSPGTGITITTDAGAPIHYTLDGSEPDENSSLYAGPIILNTSATLTARVVDGTRLGPISSRSFAVISNPQPNILMIIADDLGFNDLGCYGAVSVVTPNLDQLAYSGQRFTQYTTTGPGDLNNQYAWLTGRVARRGGLPATAAPSSNTLDTREWTLAEALRKSGYQTSFIGAWHLGSATGSHPNEQGFTLFNGLPWSIDQAPPLQENEQTITASPAPATLLEQLTARAEAAIASAAGAGNAPFFLVFQPPSLPAIGNSLLGDYGNRVEALDASVGRLITQLDSSGLRQDTLVIFLSDGGAATNTRGPSIGSNGQLRDGKGTTWEGGVHVPMIASWPGTIPVDDNYAVVWTPDLFQSLVRLTQSYQPANHQIDGTDRNDVIFGVRTRPDEATVAYMYGHNGSAFELTAMRQGPWKYHLSVSNLDSNNNFSGEAPLLFDLLVDPTEHVNRSNEASARISTMEELKNEHQNSLPPEGQPQLPAARPKVLGPIETTIEADGHTTFIFTRPADTLNDHYLLQVSNELKHWSDIAIDPYTQVTAGPDQTETLTLTVSLPALANGQNKIFARLKAVRP; this is encoded by the coding sequence ATGCAAAACTCACTCTCGGCGATCAGACAAACGCCACACCTCAACAAACGCAATCCAGGCATGCGCTATTCCTTATTTTCAACATATCCTCCCCGGAGCATCACAGCTCACTTCTTCCTTGGTTTACTTACCTCGGCAGGCATAGCAGCCACCGCGACTGCGGACACTCAGATGACGTTGATCAATCCTGGCTTCGAGGCAAGTGGCAACAACACCAATCCATCGGGCTGGACGACCACTGAGCCAGCCGGTTCTTCGGCCTACATTTACGGGTCCACCAGCAACGTGCTCGCTTTTTGGGGTGATGGGGCCCAAGTGCAGCAATCGTTTTCCACGGAAGAAGCCACCGCCGACAGCTTTGGAACCTATTCCATCATCTTCGATTCTGGCTGGCGCAACAATGCCGGCGACCATGATGACCTTACTCTAACGATCGAAATCATCAACGTCACAGAAGGCACCGTGCTGGGATCAACCAATTACGTCTTCCCACCAAACACCCCAAGCGAGGAGTCCAACGTTTACAGGGTCATCAAAACCGGAAACATTACAACGATAAGCTATGATAGCAGTGGGTCCCATCTGAAAGATGATGAAATTGCCCTTCGGATCACAGCATCCAGCCCAGACGGCTACAGCACCACTGGTTGGGTCGATAACATCAGCATCATTGCACGCCAAGCGGATGCTCACTGGAGTCTTGACGGCAGTACGCTTGCTGAACGTCTAACTGCCAGTTATGGAAACACCGCACTCAACCTTCAGGAAATAGGAGGAAGTGCTTCCTGGGACACCAGAACAGGCTTTGGCAATGTGCTGGCCAATGGTTCGACCAACCCATATTTATCTGCCAGCCGAGGGCACCTACCCGACCCTGGTGAGGGAGACTTTACTCTCTCCCTATGGGCAAAGCGAACATCAGACAACGGCACGGCCGCCGGCCTGCTCGACGCCATTGCTTGGACAGGCACCGGCTACCAGCTCTTTTTTCAAAGCAATGGTACACTCCGCCTCAGGGTCGATGATGACCTCGGCAATACCGTCAACGCAGACACCACCAACAGCCACGTCGGACTGAACACCTGGCAAAACATCATTGTCAGCATCGACCGAGCGAACTCCCGCGCCAGATTCTATATCAACGGCAGCGAAGTAGCACCACTCGGCGGGGTGGACATCTCATCGTTGACCGGTGCAATCACCCCGGACCAGGACCTATATATCGGAACGCTCAATGGAACCAATCCAAGTCAGGCTCAGTTGGACGACATCGCCATTTTCAACCGACGACTCGCCCCTGAAGAAATCGCAGCAATTGGTGGCGCGGATGCACCTCCTTTATTTGACCTCTATCCCGGACTACTTCCCCTGACCAGCGTTAAGATATCGCCCGATGCGGGGAGTGTATCGCCCGGAACTGGCATCACCATCACCACCGACGCCGGTGCCCCCATCCACTACACCTTGGACGGCTCGGAACCTGACGAAAACTCATCACTCTATGCAGGACCGATCATCCTCAACACGTCTGCAACGCTTACGGCGCGCGTCGTGGACGGCACACGCCTAGGACCAATCTCCTCACGCTCGTTCGCCGTTATCAGCAACCCACAACCGAACATCCTGATGATTATCGCCGACGATCTCGGCTTCAACGACCTCGGCTGTTACGGAGCAGTGAGTGTAGTCACGCCGAACCTCGACCAACTGGCTTACAGCGGCCAGCGCTTCACCCAGTATACCACCACTGGCCCCGGCGACCTGAATAACCAATACGCCTGGCTAACGGGACGGGTCGCCCGCCGTGGAGGCCTTCCTGCGACGGCTGCCCCATCCAGCAATACGCTCGACACCCGCGAATGGACCCTTGCCGAAGCTCTGCGTAAATCTGGCTACCAGACATCGTTCATCGGGGCCTGGCATCTCGGAAGCGCCACTGGTTCTCATCCCAATGAGCAAGGGTTCACGCTGTTCAATGGTCTACCTTGGAGCATAGACCAAGCTCCACCACTCCAAGAAAATGAACAAACCATCACAGCCTCGCCAGCACCCGCCACTCTGCTCGAACAATTAACGGCTCGCGCTGAGGCCGCCATCGCAAGTGCTGCCGGAGCTGGCAATGCCCCTTTCTTCTTGGTCTTCCAGCCCCCCTCGCTTCCCGCCATCGGAAATAGTCTGCTAGGAGACTACGGGAACCGCGTCGAAGCTCTGGACGCATCGGTCGGACGTCTTATCACGCAGCTTGATTCCTCCGGACTCCGCCAAGACACCCTGGTGATCTTCCTCTCCGATGGCGGAGCCGCCACCAACACCAGAGGGCCCTCCATCGGTTCGAATGGCCAACTCCGCGACGGCAAAGGCACCACTTGGGAAGGCGGCGTGCATGTCCCGATGATCGCCAGCTGGCCAGGCACCATCCCGGTGGATGACAACTACGCCGTCGTCTGGACCCCGGACCTTTTCCAGAGCTTGGTCAGGCTGACCCAATCCTATCAGCCTGCCAACCATCAAATCGACGGCACAGACCGCAATGATGTTATCTTCGGGGTCCGCACCCGCCCCGACGAGGCAACCGTTGCCTACATGTATGGCCACAACGGCAGTGCATTCGAACTAACAGCTATGCGTCAGGGCCCATGGAAATACCACCTTTCGGTAAGCAACCTCGACTCCAACAATAATTTTTCGGGCGAGGCCCCACTGCTGTTCGATCTACTGGTCGACCCAACCGAACATGTCAACCGAAGCAACGAAGCCAGTGCGCGCATCAGTACGATGGAAGAACTGAAAAATGAACACCAAAACTCACTGCCCCCCGAAGGACAGCCGCAACTCCCTGCAGCCCGGCCCAAAGTCCTCGGCCCCATCGAAACCACCATCGAAGCAGACGGGCACACCACCTTCATCTTTACTCGTCCCGCAGACACGCTCAATGACCACTACCTCCTCCAAGTCAGCAATGAACTCAAACATTGGAGCGACATTGCCATTGACCCCTACACTCAGGTGACTGCTGGTCCCGATCAAACCGAGACCCTCACCCTCACGGTCTCACTCCCTGCGCTCGCCAACGGCCAGAACAAAATATTCGCACGCCTGAAAGCCGTCCGCCCTTGA
- a CDS encoding Gfo/Idh/MocA family protein: MKRRSFLKTNLSAGIGAVAASTIPAFASISGQNATAPVRVGIVGSGNRARGLMRTLLSIPNVLIPAVCDINPAAIKAAQDIVTKKGQAKPDAYTGPEDYKKLMDRDDLDAVIIGSPWDLHTPMSVYAMKAGITVGCEVPIAYTLEECWELIKTHEETGTPCMMLENWSFRPDNLAVLKMIRQGALGTITHGHCAYSHNCINHWYFDSKTGNDRWGAKYLLEHNRAQYPTHQQGPMLSWMNIGCGDYYESITSTATGCFSINEYFQRHFPNHPNGKRKYAQGDIVTTVVKTKMGKSIVINYDMQSPRPYDNRWEIQGTRGIYNEQRNAISMEGKSRGSQKWEPFPPHQKKNQHRWASSASGGHGGADGLMINQFIKAIREKKPLPLSLYDGVLMSSIGPLSEASIAGGNQVVKVPDFTQGKWKTNQPYFAI; this comes from the coding sequence ATGAAAAGAAGATCATTCCTCAAAACCAATCTTTCTGCAGGCATCGGCGCAGTCGCAGCTTCTACAATCCCCGCCTTTGCTTCTATCTCGGGACAAAACGCAACGGCCCCCGTTCGGGTTGGCATCGTAGGCTCAGGCAACCGAGCGCGCGGGCTCATGCGAACCTTGCTTTCCATCCCCAACGTTCTCATTCCCGCAGTCTGTGATATCAACCCCGCCGCGATCAAAGCAGCTCAAGACATCGTCACTAAAAAAGGACAAGCCAAACCCGATGCCTATACCGGCCCCGAAGACTACAAAAAACTTATGGACCGAGATGATCTTGATGCCGTCATCATCGGCAGCCCCTGGGATCTGCACACCCCGATGTCGGTCTATGCCATGAAGGCTGGAATAACGGTCGGCTGCGAAGTCCCCATTGCTTACACACTCGAGGAGTGCTGGGAACTGATCAAAACCCATGAAGAAACTGGCACACCTTGTATGATGCTCGAGAATTGGAGCTTCCGCCCTGACAATCTGGCCGTTCTGAAAATGATCCGCCAAGGGGCTCTCGGCACCATCACCCATGGTCACTGCGCCTACTCCCACAACTGCATCAACCACTGGTATTTTGATTCAAAAACCGGCAATGACCGATGGGGCGCCAAGTATCTTCTCGAACACAACCGGGCGCAGTATCCGACCCACCAGCAAGGTCCGATGCTCAGCTGGATGAATATCGGCTGTGGCGACTATTACGAAAGCATCACCTCCACGGCGACAGGCTGTTTCAGCATCAATGAATACTTCCAGCGTCACTTCCCCAATCACCCGAATGGCAAGCGCAAGTATGCCCAAGGCGACATCGTCACCACCGTGGTGAAAACCAAAATGGGGAAAAGCATCGTTATCAACTACGACATGCAATCCCCCCGCCCCTACGACAACCGATGGGAAATTCAGGGGACCCGCGGAATCTATAATGAGCAACGCAATGCCATTTCCATGGAAGGCAAGTCCAGAGGTTCTCAAAAATGGGAACCCTTCCCACCCCATCAGAAAAAAAACCAACACCGTTGGGCCTCCTCAGCTTCAGGTGGGCACGGGGGTGCTGACGGACTGATGATCAACCAATTTATCAAAGCGATCCGTGAGAAAAAGCCACTCCCACTCAGTCTCTATGACGGTGTCCTCATGTCATCGATCGGGCCGCTTTCCGAAGCGTCTATTGCAGGAGGCAACCAAGTGGTCAAGGTTCCCGATTTCACCCAGGGAAAATGGAAAACCAACCAACCTTATTTCGCCATTTAA
- a CDS encoding sigma-70 family RNA polymerase sigma factor, with protein sequence MTAKKQSHPPESQHSTIQLIDADDPAILLEQCQASLRGYLISLTANMQDVDDLLQETNHYLVEHLDQFEQGSHFKAWAFSVARYCILAQQRDRSRSRISYMEDATIELLANSAIDRLPGEDERIHTLRHCIQKLAPGERSLVRQVYIDKKSLTHIAENLGRSANALHKTISRIRQALRVCIEQHITRH encoded by the coding sequence ATGACTGCCAAGAAACAGAGCCATCCCCCAGAGAGTCAGCACTCGACCATCCAGTTGATCGATGCAGATGATCCCGCTATCCTGCTTGAGCAATGCCAAGCTAGTCTGCGTGGCTACCTGATCTCGCTAACCGCAAACATGCAGGACGTGGATGACTTGCTGCAGGAAACCAACCACTACCTGGTCGAACACCTCGACCAATTTGAACAAGGCTCACATTTCAAAGCCTGGGCATTCAGCGTCGCACGCTACTGCATCCTCGCCCAGCAGCGCGACCGGTCACGCAGCCGCATCAGCTATATGGAGGACGCAACCATCGAACTCCTCGCTAATTCCGCCATCGACCGACTCCCCGGCGAAGACGAACGCATCCACACCCTGCGCCATTGTATCCAGAAGCTTGCCCCCGGAGAACGCAGCTTGGTCCGGCAGGTCTACATCGACAAAAAATCACTCACCCACATCGCCGAGAACCTCGGACGCTCAGCAAACGCCTTGCACAAAACCATCTCCCGCATCCGCCAAGCCCTGCGCGTCTGTATTGAGCAACACATCACCCGCCACTAA
- a CDS encoding sugar isomerase domain-containing protein: MSTTNNIQSDRRFLDTFNELAERFEGEMSEQLLAAAQLMADAIEQDRLIYIFGGGGHTCLVMQELFWRAGGLANLCPMIDFAIHPATPAYMYLAHERRHGVGDALVDYYGVEKDDVVLCFHSYGFNAPTIDCALRAKEKGAKVVGISSSDWHNTIPKDFPIRHKSGKNLFDVADICIEDYVPFGDTVVEVEGFEQPISGISSTIDFYIAHRLEIECVKACVARGIEPPVWSSANIPGGDKKNEDLRAKYNPRVKFL; encoded by the coding sequence TTGTCTACTACCAACAACATCCAATCCGACCGCCGTTTTCTCGATACCTTCAACGAGCTCGCCGAGCGATTTGAAGGAGAAATGAGCGAACAGCTCCTCGCTGCAGCCCAACTCATGGCCGACGCCATCGAACAGGATCGCCTGATCTACATCTTCGGTGGTGGTGGGCACACCTGTCTCGTCATGCAAGAACTCTTCTGGCGCGCAGGCGGCCTCGCCAACCTCTGCCCGATGATCGACTTCGCCATCCACCCTGCCACTCCAGCCTATATGTATCTTGCTCACGAGCGGCGCCATGGTGTGGGTGATGCCTTGGTCGATTATTATGGAGTGGAAAAAGACGACGTCGTCCTGTGCTTCCATAGTTACGGCTTTAACGCTCCGACCATCGACTGCGCACTACGCGCCAAGGAAAAAGGGGCCAAAGTCGTCGGTATTTCATCCAGCGACTGGCACAACACCATCCCCAAGGACTTCCCGATCCGGCACAAGAGCGGTAAAAACCTCTTCGATGTGGCTGACATCTGTATTGAGGATTACGTTCCGTTCGGCGACACCGTCGTCGAAGTCGAAGGCTTTGAACAACCGATTTCCGGCATTTCCAGCACGATTGACTTCTACATCGCTCACCGCCTCGAAATCGAGTGTGTCAAAGCCTGTGTTGCCCGCGGCATCGAACCCCCAGTTTGGTCGAGCGCCAACATTCCAGGTGGAGACAAAAAGAATGAAGATCTCCGCGCGAAATACAACCCTCGGGTCAAGTTTCTCTAG